The Arvicola amphibius chromosome 11, mArvAmp1.2, whole genome shotgun sequence genome has a segment encoding these proteins:
- the Ccl21 gene encoding C-C motif chemokine 21 — MAQTLALSLLILVLALCVPWTQGSDGGGQDCCLKYSQRKIPSKIVRGYRKQEPSLGCALPAILFSPRKRSQPELCANPEEIWVQKLMRQLDQLSASEKQSPGCRKNRGASKPGKKGKGSKGCKRTEPTQTPRAP, encoded by the exons ATGGCTCAGACGCTGGCTCTGAGCCTCCTTATCCTGGTCCTGGCTCTCTGCGTCCCCTGGACCCAAG GCAGTGATGGTGGAGGTCAGGATTGCTGCCTCAAGTACAGCCAGAGGAAGATTCCCTCCAAGATTGTCCGAGGCTACAGGAAGCAAGAACCGAGCTTAGGCTGTGCCCTCCCAGCCATCCT GTTCTCACCCCGGAAGCGCTCTCAGCCTGAGCTATGTGCCAACCCTGAAGAAATCTGGGTGCAGAAGCTGATGAGACAGCTGGACCAACTTTCAGCCTCAGAGAAGCAAAGCCCGGGCTGCAGGAAGAACAGAGGAGCCTCTAAgcctggaaagaaaggaaagggctcCAAAGGCTGCAAAAG gACTGAACCGACACAGACCCCAAGAGCTCCATAG